Within the Gammaproteobacteria bacterium genome, the region TGGTCTGGCACTTAGTAGGGGTGCAGACTATTGTTGAGGCCGAAGATGCGGATTTTCTTGGAAAGCGTGGAACTGCTAGTGCTTATTAGTCGTAAATAAATCCTGCCCCGAAAGTACCAAAAACTTCGTGTTCGTGACGAGATACCGCTTCCACAGCCGCCGCGGTTCGCTCAGCAGGCGGTGCAGCCATTCCAGTCCCAGTCGCTGTACCCACTCCGGGGCCCGTTCGATGGTCCCCGCATGGAAGTCGAAGGCGGCGCCGACGCCGAGCGTGACGGCGTGGATATCGGTCTTGCGGCGCGCCATCCAGATCTCCTGCCGCGGGCAGCCCAGCCCGACGAAGACGGCGCCCGCGTCCGAGCGGTTGATCGTCTCGATGTAGCTCCGTTCGAGGTCTTCGGGCCAGTCGCCGAACTTCGGACTCAGTGCGCCGCGGATGTCGAGGTTGGGGAAGTCGCGGCGTAGCCGCGCCTCGAGCCGGCCCAGGGTGTGCTCGCTGGCGCCGAACAGGAACACGCCCGTGCCGGTCCCCTCCAGGGCGGCGCAGAGCCGTAGCATCAGGTCGGGGCCGGCGATGCGGGTCTGGCCGGGAAAGCCCTTGCGCCGCAGGGTCCAGGCGATGGGGGCGCCGTCGGGGAGCACCATGTCCGACGCCGCCAGGGCACCGGCCAGCCGGTGGTCGTCGCGGGCCGTCACCGCGGAATGGACGTTGCAGAGGCACACAGCGCGGGACTCGCGCCCGCCGGCCCAGGCACGGATGCGCCCCACTGCCGAGTCCCAGTCCAGGGCGTCGATGAAGCTGCCCAGGACGGGGGCGCCGCGGCGGGTCCCGGCCTCGGCCTGCGGCTGCGCGTCGGTCGTGGCATCGGTGGGGGGTGTCGGGGGTGTCGGCACTGTCTGGTCCGCCAGATCTCGGAGATGTTATGCGCCGGCGTGCCGCCGGTCGGTTGTTGTCGTCCCGCCATTACAAACCAGTGGCTTGCATTTGTATAGGCCCGTGATTACCGTCCGGGGGTGGCGATCAGACGCTGCCGGCAGCGGGGGACGAACAATAAGCTGCCGCGCCGGTGCCCCCGACTTGGCTGCACCGGCTCCAGGATGTCCGCCGGCCGCCGAGAGATAGCGGAACGGGCCGCCCGGCCGGTGGGGTTGTGATATTGTTGGGCACCGGCCCGGGCGGTGAGTACCGCCCCCTATAAAAACGATATGTGCCAAGCCGGCATCGGCCCGGCCGAACTGCAGACACAAGACCAAGGATGCTATGACTACCACTCCCGTTACGGCGTGGCGCATGCCCGCCCTGCTCTGGATCGTTTGTGTCCTGGGCCTTGCCCTGGCCGGCTTCGCCGCACTGGATTCGCTGGTCGCAATGGTCGACCGCTGGGACCGGAGCGAGGAATACGGCTACGGGTACATGATCCCCGTCATCACGCTGTTCCTCATCTGGCAGCGCAAGGACAAGCTCGAACGGCTGCCGTTCACGGGCTCCTGGCCGGGCGTGGCGCTGCTGGCCGCCGGCGTGCTCATTACCTTCGTCGGCCAGCTCAGCACGTTGCACTCCATCACCCAGTACGGCTTCGTCATCACGATCATCGGCGCGGTCTACGCTCTCCTCGGCTGGGCGGCGTTCCGTGTCATTCTGGTCCCGCTGCTGCTGCTGTTTCTGATGGTGCCGCTGCCGAATTTCATCTTCAACAACCTGTCGTCCCAGCTGCAGCTCATCTCCTCCGAGATCGGCGTCGCCGTCATCCGCCTGTTCGGCATCAGCGTGTTCCTCGAAGGCAATGTCATCGACCTGGGCGTCTACAAGCTGCAGGTGGTCGAGGCCTGCAGCGGTCTGCGCTACCTGTTCCCGCTGCTGGCGCTGGCGATCATCGCCTCCTATTTCTATCAGGCGGCGGTGTGGAAGCGGGTGTTGCTGATCCTGTCGAGCATGCCCATCACGGTGCTGATGAACAGTTTCCGCATCGGCGTCATCGGCGTGCTGGTGGAGTTCTACGGTATCGAGCAGGCCGAGGGTTTTCTGCACGATTTCGAGGGCTGGATCGTGTTCATGGCCTGTGTGGCGCTGCTGATCGTCGAGATCTGGCTGTTGTCGCTGGTGGGCAAGGACCGGCGGCCGTTCCGGGAGGTCTTCGGCATGGAGTTCCCGGCGCCGACGCCGGCGGATGCCGTGGTGACCGCGCGCCGTGTTCCGGCACAGGGCTGGGTGGGGCTGGTGCTGTTGGGGTTGGCGGTCGCCGGCGCGGTCGCGGTCAGTGGGCGGGTGGAGGAGATCCCTCAACGGGTCGGCTTCGAATCCTTCCCGCTGACCCTGGACGGCTGGCGCGGTCATACCGAGCGGCTCGATTCCATCGTGCTCGATGAGCTGAAGCTCGACGATTACATCCTGGTCGATTACCGCAACGACGCCGCCGATCCCATCAATTTCTATGTCGCCTATTACGGCTCGCAGCGCTCCGGCGCCTCGGCGCACTCGCCGCGTTCCTGCCTGCCCGGCGGCGGCTGGCGCATCGAGTCGCATACGAAGGTCAATATCGAGCCCGGTGGTATCCCGGTGAATCGTTTTGTCATCCGCAAGGGCGAATACCGTCAGTTGGTGTACTACTGGTTCAAGCAGCGCGACCGCATCATCACCAACGAGTTCGCGGTGAAGGGGTATCTGCTCTGGGATGCAGTGACACGCAACCGCACCGACGGGGCGCTGGTACGGCTGACGACCCTGATGCAGCCGGGCGAGGATATCGAGCGCGGCGATGAGCGGCTGCGCGCCTTCGCGGTGCTGGCGGTGCCGGAGCTGGAGGAGTACGTGCCGGATTGATGTTTGAAGATTGTATTGGCCACGGAAGCACACGGAACAACACGGAAGGGCTCTCGATGTAGGAGCGCCATTCCTGGCGCGATGGGGTCGGGCGGATGATCCGACGTGAATCGCGGCAGGAATGCCGCTCCTACGGGTGGGCGGATCGCGTCGGGATCTTTCATCCCGTGTGCTTCCGTGGCCTCATGAAGTTTACATAACTAGAAGATATCGCATTTGACTGAATCCCTACCCACGCTGGTCGTCATCTTCATGGTCGCGCTGGCGGTGAGCATGCTGCTCGTGCCGGCGATGATCCGGCTGGCGCCGCACATCGGCATGATCGATAAGCCCGACCCGCGCAAGGTGCATGCCGTGCCGATCCCGCGGGCGGGCGGTATCGGCATCGTGGTCGGCGCCTTACTGCCCATGGCCATCGTGCTGCCGTTCAGCGATGTCATGCTCAGCTTCTACCTGGGTTCGGTGATCCTGCTGGCCTTCGGTGTCTGGGACGACATCGCCGAACTCGGCCACTATGTGAAATTCATCGGCCAGTTCGCAGCGACGATCCTGGTGGTGTACTACGGTGGCGTGGTGGTCGAGACGTTCCCGTTCATGAACATGGAGCCGTTGCCGCCGGCCATCGGCAAGCCCTTCACGGTCATCGCGCTGGTCGGCATGATCAATGCCATCAACCACTCCGACGGCTTGGAC harbors:
- the xrtD gene encoding VPLPA-CTERM-specific exosortase XrtD, translating into MPALLWIVCVLGLALAGFAALDSLVAMVDRWDRSEEYGYGYMIPVITLFLIWQRKDKLERLPFTGSWPGVALLAAGVLITFVGQLSTLHSITQYGFVITIIGAVYALLGWAAFRVILVPLLLLFLMVPLPNFIFNNLSSQLQLISSEIGVAVIRLFGISVFLEGNVIDLGVYKLQVVEACSGLRYLFPLLALAIIASYFYQAAVWKRVLLILSSMPITVLMNSFRIGVIGVLVEFYGIEQAEGFLHDFEGWIVFMACVALLIVEIWLLSLVGKDRRPFREVFGMEFPAPTPADAVVTARRVPAQGWVGLVLLGLAVAGAVAVSGRVEEIPQRVGFESFPLTLDGWRGHTERLDSIVLDELKLDDYILVDYRNDAADPINFYVAYYGSQRSGASAHSPRSCLPGGGWRIESHTKVNIEPGGIPVNRFVIRKGEYRQLVYYWFKQRDRIITNEFAVKGYLLWDAVTRNRTDGALVRLTTLMQPGEDIERGDERLRAFAVLAVPELEEYVPD
- a CDS encoding WecB/TagA/CpsF family glycosyltransferase; protein product: MPTPPTPPTDATTDAQPQAEAGTRRGAPVLGSFIDALDWDSAVGRIRAWAGGRESRAVCLCNVHSAVTARDDHRLAGALAASDMVLPDGAPIAWTLRRKGFPGQTRIAGPDLMLRLCAALEGTGTGVFLFGASEHTLGRLEARLRRDFPNLDIRGALSPKFGDWPEDLERSYIETINRSDAGAVFVGLGCPRQEIWMARRKTDIHAVTLGVGAAFDFHAGTIERAPEWVQRLGLEWLHRLLSEPRRLWKRYLVTNTKFLVLSGQDLFTTNKH